In one Tachysurus fulvidraco isolate hzauxx_2018 chromosome 16, HZAU_PFXX_2.0, whole genome shotgun sequence genomic region, the following are encoded:
- the LOC113643933 gene encoding putative C-type lectin domain family 20 member A — MVRLQNEAQRHQFSSSAWIGLYNPINSWRWSMGNEPLGSTRWGKGEPDNWHGNEECVFMLASGWADGPCTSLQTSVCFDDRYTGNQRYIFISTTMTWLEAQAYCRQHHTDLASSRDTTEDTVIKGVVSSYTWFGLFRDYWKWTDQTKFSTISWMTGKPDNALGNENCGYINNGQAADALCSDIMPFFCYSGELMFYLVLHLGKLN, encoded by the exons ATGGTCCGACTTCAGAATGAAGCACAGAGACATCAATTCAGTTCCAGTGCTTGGATTGGACTCTACAATCCCATCAACAGCTGGCGCTGGTCAATGGGAAATGAACCACTGGGAAGCACAAGATGGGGTAAAGGTGAACCTGACAACTGGCATGGAAATGAGGAGTGTGTTTTCATGTTAGCCTCAGGTTGGGCAGATGGTCCCTGTACTTCATTACAGACATCTGTTTGTTTTGATG ACAGATATACTGGAAATCAGAGGTACATTTTCATTTCTACTACTATGACATGGCTTGAAGCTCAGGCTTACTGCAGACAGCATCACACAGACTTGGCCAGCTCGAGAGATACTACTGAAGACACAGTTATAAAGGGAGTGGTCTCAAGCTACACTTGGTTTGGTCTGTTCAGAGACTACTGGAAGTGGACAGACCAAACCAAGTTCTCTACCATCAGCTGGATGACTGGAAAACCTGATAATGCTCTGGGGAATGAAAACTGTGGTTATATAAATAACGGTCAGGCTGCTGATGCTCTGTGTTCAGACATAATGCCTTTCTTCTGTTACTCTGGtgagttaatgttttatttagtcTTACATTTAGGCAAATTAAATTGA